The genomic stretch TCCTTGCTGCATCGGCACAACGGAGGTAGCCATGCTCCACCCCGCTTCGATTCGCGCAGGGCATCTGATGTGGACCCGCCAGGGCACTTGCTGGGCCATCTGGCAGCTCGAGGGCATGTCCTACGGGATGCGCCCGGTCAAGGAGAAGGCAGCCGCGCGTGCGGCTCACCAGGCGATGTTCCGTGTCCTCACGGGGGAGTCGATGCTCCTGAGCGTCGTCGTCGCCCAGGATCCCGTGAGCATCGTGCAGCGCATGATCGAGGACGTCGACCTCGAGGAGCGCGAGGCGTGGGCCGAGGAGGCCGAAGCCCGCCTCGACGACCTCGAGGGAACCCAGGCCGGGGACCGTCTCTACTTCCTGTGCGTGCCGCTGCCCAACTCCGGGATCCGCAAGCTCACCGTCCCGCGAAGGCGGCGACCCAGAACGTGAAGGCGCACCTGGGGCTCCCTCACTACGGAGTCACCCAGCAGGAGATCACGTACCGCATGGGGCAGGCCTCGCGCGTCGAGGCGATGATCCCCAAGACGTTCTCCCCTCGACGCTCGAGCGTCGCGCAGCAGGTGTGGCTGGACTACCACCTCCAGTACCGCGGCATCGACGCCACAGCGTTCACCCACGAGGACTTCGAGAGCCTGGTGCCAGCTCGCCACATCGGTGAGCCCGTCATCGACGAAGGCGGAAAGTCGGACGAGCAGACCAAGGCGTCCAAGCTCAACCCCTTCTCCCACCGGTATGTGAAGATCGGCGACGAGGAGATGTTCTCGCAGGACATGGCCTCCTACCAGTCCATGTTCGCGCTGACCGGGCTGCCCGCGGGAGGTCTCGCGTGGCCGGGCTCGGAGATCCTCGGCGACATCGACTCCTACGTCCCCGGGGCCGACTGGGTCCTGCGGATGCGGTCGCGCTCCTCCGACGCCGCCAAGCGGGCGAACCGCACCGCGATGGCCAGGATCAACGACCAGCTGGACCAGCGCGCGAACGAGGTCGGAACGGGTCAGCACGACCTGGACGCCGCCGTGGACGCGCTCACCGCCCTCGACGAGACCCTCGCCCACGACCCCAACGAGGTCGAGATTCAGCCCGTGATCCTGTTCGCGGTCTGCTCGGACAGTGCCGAGGACGTCACCCAGCGCTCCCGCGAAGCCGTCAAGATCCTCCAGGACCAGGACTTCTCCGTGCGTCACCCCGCCGGCTACCAGGAGGACCTCTGGTGGAGCTTCGTGCCCGGCGCCGCCCTGACGGCGAAGGTGAACGAGTTCGCTCAGATCACCACATCCCGCGACCTCGCCGGACTCGTGCCGATCACCGTCGCCAAGCTCGGAGACGACAAGGGCGCCCTGCTCGCCGAGAACCAGACGTCGGGGTTGCTGTCGATGGTCCACCTCGATCTGCCGGGCATGCTCCGCTTGCGCGATAAGTCGGGCTGCATCGGCGTGACCGGAGATCTCGGCTCGGGGAAGTCCACCACCCTCAAGATCATCATCAAGGCGATCGTGGACTGCTGGGGTGGGCAGATCATCGCTACCGACCGCTCTGAGACGGGGGAGTGGGTCTCCTACGTCAAGACGCTCACCAGACCAACGGTCGTCGACCTCATCGAGCCGGAGTTCTCCGTGGACCCCCTGCGCATGTTCGATCCCGACCGCGCAGCCACCGTCGCGAGCAACTTCCTGGTCACGCTCCTCAACGTTGACCCGACCGACGAGGAGGGCGTGCTGTTGGGCAACCTGCTGAGCCAGGACTACCTCGAGGACCACCAGCTCGAAGGCCTGGGCGCGCTGCTCCAGCACCTCACCGAGCTCGGCAAGGACGACGAGGTCGCCCGGAAGCTCGCGGGTCAGATGAACGTGTACGCGCGCAAGCCCTTCGCACGGGCGCTGTTCGACGACTCGCTCCCGCCGCTGCCCTGGCGGGAGTCCTCGGCGATCGTCATCCGCACCAACCGGGTCGAGATGCCGAAGACGAACGAGCTCGACAACCCGAATATCTACAAGACGATGCGCCTGGAGAAGCGGTTCGGCCGTGCGGCCTACACCCTGATCAGCACCCTCGCCCGCGTGATCTGTTTCGACGACCCCACACGGTTCGCTGCCTACATCGAGGACGAGGCGCACAACGCCACCGGCAACGACTTGCAGGTCGGTGAGATGACCACCTTCGTGCGCGATGGACGAAAGCACTTCGCCGTGCTCGTCCTGGGCAGCCATGACCCCGAGGCTGACTTCGGCGACGAGACGATGCGTGGCCTGATCCCGATCCGGATCGTGCATCGCCAGGAGGACGAGACCCTCGCCAAGAAGTCATTGCGCTGGCTGGGCATGGATGCCGAGGACGAGGACCTGGTCAACGAGCTCCGCACCGACACCTCGCCCCAGATCGGCAACCAGGTCCCGCGCGAGCGTCGAGGCGAGGCCTACATGCGCGACGCCACCGGCACGATCGGCCGGATCCGCACACTGCTCCCTGCCGCCGCAGCTTCCCGAGAGGCCGCGAGCACCACCCCGAAGGCAGGCGTCACCCATGAGTGAAGCGCTCCCCCGGCTGCGCGAGTTGTTCATCCCGCACCACCTGCCCAACCTGATCCGAGCGATCCTCGCCCGGCCCCGACTGGTGATGTGGCTCCAGATCGCCCTGGTCGCCTACCTGATGATGTTCCTGGCGGCTCCGCCGGCGATGGCGGCGCCCCCGAACCCGCTCGAGGCCCTCGACCGCGCGGACTCCGCCGGCTACCAGATCAGCAACTACAACGTCGAGTACCTCATCGATCAGCTCTCCCTCGACGCCCCTGGTCAGAACATGACCGCATGGTTCGTGAAGTTCATCTGGGACGGCTACCGGTACGGGATCGGTGCTGCGGCACTCATCATCGATCTGGCCCTCGGCTTCGGCTGGCTCGACTACCTCACCTACCCCGTCGAGCAGACCGCGGAGGTCCTCGACAAGCTCCTCGACCAGATCCCTGCCGCCCGCGAGCTTCTGATCACCCTCGCCATCGGCTGGGGCATCACCCGCATGTGGCTCGGGCAGGCCGCACGCGGCCTCACCGACATGGTCGGAAGCATGGCCGCGTGGGGGATCAGCGCCGCCATCCTGGTCAACCCCGTCACCTGGCTCACCGGCCCCGAGGGCGTCCTGCCAAAGACCAAGGAGGCCGGCCAGCAGTTCAGCGCCCAGCTGGTCGACCCCGACGCCGCCGCGGGCGCCGCCGACCCCGCCGACGCTGCCGGATCCCTCGCGCAGCAGATCGCCACCATCTTCGTCAGGAAGCCCCACCAGTTCGTCGCCTACGGCGGACTCTCCGACGGCGGGGGCTGCGAGCAGACCTACAACGACAACCTCACCAGCAGCGGCAAGGACCTCGCCAACGCCATGCTCAAGTGCTGGCCGGACGCCGAGAGCACCATCAAGAACCCCTCCACCGTGACGTTGCTGACCGCGGTGATCATCGCCGTCGGAGCTCTCATCCTGATCGGGATCGCCGTGCTGTGCTCGGCGGTCATCCTGTACGAGGTCGTCAACATCCTCATCGCCGGCATCCAGCTCGTCTGGGAGCTGTTCCGCGCGGTCGGACCGGGCGGCTCCTACCTCGGCCTGTTCGGGCAGGGCTGGAACGTCGTCGAGTCCATCCTCGCGATGTTGTTCGTGATCATGATCAACGCCCTCTATCTCGGGGTGGTGACGTACACGTTCAACAACTGGGAGGAGGAGATGATCACGATGTTCCTCATCGTCGACGTCATCCTCCTGGTCATGATCGCGGTGATCCTCCGTACCAGGGCGAAGCTGCGCAAGCACTTCGAGCGGATGAAGGAGCGCACGCGGGCGAAGGGGAAGAACGCCCCGGTGCCGCAGCGGTTGCAGTCGATGGGGCGAGGAGGCTTCGCCGCGGGGGTGTCCACGGCCGCGGGCAGCAAGTTCGCGAACGTCGCCGGCCGCGCCGGATCCCGAGTGGCCCGCGGTGCTGTCGGCGTCGGCCGCCGCGCCGGCGGCATGGCCCTGGCTCCAGCCCGTGCCGCGACGCGAACGGTCTCACGGCCGGGATTCATGGGTGCACGGCTGGGCAGCGGGATGCTCCACAAGGCCGGAATCCACGACAAGGCCAGCCACCGCAAGATCCGGGGCGTCGCGCACTCCATGGGTGAGCGGAAGTGGCGGAAGAAGGAAGCGAAGAGGGCCGAGAAGCGAGAGATGCGGCAGGAGCGCCGGGTGCGCGGCAAGCACTGGACATGGGGCGGCGGCACTCGCGATGTCGAGCAGCGTGCCGCGATGCAGGAACGGAATCTGTCCGCGGCACCCGGCAATCGTGGGAAGCGGCCCCAGCGCCGCTCTTCGGCACAGCCCGGGCCCGAGCAGGAGCCTCGTTCATCGCGACGCAGGAGTTCCGCTCCCAGCTCGCGCCAGCAGGGCTCTGCCGACGCCGCGTCGCGCCGAGCGAACCCCGGCCCGGACTCGGCCAAGCGCAGCAGCCGATCGCAGACCCCCGCCTCCCGTCCTGGCGAGCGGGCTACCCAGCAGTCCGGACGCTCGCAGCCGGGCGCCGCGAGCGGGACCGGGGCCGCCAAGGACCGCCTGAACGCCAAGATGCGCAGTCGTGCGCGATCGACGGGGCCGCGCCCGCAGACGACCCGTCGCGTCCGCCAGGCGCGGGACCGCGCTCGCTCGTCGGCTGCATGACCCGCTGAGGGAGGTAGAGCACCATGAAGAAGATCCTCGCGTGGGCCATCGCCGGCGCCCTCGTGGCCGGTGTCGGCATCGTCGTCGGTGTCACGGCCGTGTTCTTCCAGTTCGCGTCTATCTCCTCGAGCGACTCTGACAGCCCGAACGCCGCCTGCACGGATACATCGGCCCAGGCCCTCTCGGTGGACACGTCGGCCCTCCCGGACGTCGCGGGGTACACGCCGGAGCAGCTCTCGGTCGCGGCCCAGATCATGAAGGCCGGCGAGGACCTGGGCATGTCTGAGCGCGCCCAGCTGATCGGTCTCATGACGGCGATGCAGGAGTCCACGCTCCAGAATCTCTCCGGTGGCGATCGTGACTCCGTCGGCGCGTTCCAGCAGCGGCCCTCGCAGGGGTGGGGCACCGTCGAGCAACTGCAAGATCCGTCCTATGCCGCGACCGCGTTCTTTCGCGGGGTCGACACCTCCAGGACCGGGCACATCCCCGGTCTCATGGACATCGACGGCTGGGAGTCGATGAGTCTGACGCAGGCCGCCTCGGCCGTCCAGCTCCCGGCGGAGCAGTACGAGGGTGAGTACGCCAAGCACGAGAG from Brachybacterium avium encodes the following:
- a CDS encoding ATP-binding protein; amino-acid sequence: MKAHLGLPHYGVTQQEITYRMGQASRVEAMIPKTFSPRRSSVAQQVWLDYHLQYRGIDATAFTHEDFESLVPARHIGEPVIDEGGKSDEQTKASKLNPFSHRYVKIGDEEMFSQDMASYQSMFALTGLPAGGLAWPGSEILGDIDSYVPGADWVLRMRSRSSDAAKRANRTAMARINDQLDQRANEVGTGQHDLDAAVDALTALDETLAHDPNEVEIQPVILFAVCSDSAEDVTQRSREAVKILQDQDFSVRHPAGYQEDLWWSFVPGAALTAKVNEFAQITTSRDLAGLVPITVAKLGDDKGALLAENQTSGLLSMVHLDLPGMLRLRDKSGCIGVTGDLGSGKSTTLKIIIKAIVDCWGGQIIATDRSETGEWVSYVKTLTRPTVVDLIEPEFSVDPLRMFDPDRAATVASNFLVTLLNVDPTDEEGVLLGNLLSQDYLEDHQLEGLGALLQHLTELGKDDEVARKLAGQMNVYARKPFARALFDDSLPPLPWRESSAIVIRTNRVEMPKTNELDNPNIYKTMRLEKRFGRAAYTLISTLARVICFDDPTRFAAYIEDEAHNATGNDLQVGEMTTFVRDGRKHFAVLVLGSHDPEADFGDETMRGLIPIRIVHRQEDETLAKKSLRWLGMDAEDEDLVNELRTDTSPQIGNQVPRERRGEAYMRDATGTIGRIRTLLPAAAASREAASTTPKAGVTHE